In one window of Verrucomicrobiota bacterium DNA:
- a CDS encoding HAD hydrolase-like protein encodes MVRLVLFDIDGTLINTGGAGTKAFARAFATAFNIPNGSERLRFAGRTDTSLAREFFVLNEIEPTAENFRHFFDTYVFWLEHMVTQADGATLPGVWKFLRELQSLPQPPTLGLLTGNTRLGAEIKLRHFDLWELFQTGAFADDHEDRNQIAAIARQRGNRLLKQKLRGHQILVVGDTPLDIECARAIDARMLAVATGGATLEKLRAHQPDWLVEDLRKASAKELCL; translated from the coding sequence ATGGTTCGGCTGGTTTTATTCGACATTGACGGTACGTTGATCAACACGGGCGGCGCGGGCACGAAGGCGTTTGCCCGCGCTTTCGCCACCGCCTTCAACATCCCCAATGGTTCGGAGCGCTTGAGGTTTGCCGGCCGCACGGACACGAGCCTGGCGCGGGAATTTTTCGTGCTGAATGAAATCGAGCCGACGGCGGAAAACTTCCGACATTTTTTTGACACGTATGTTTTCTGGCTCGAGCACATGGTCACGCAAGCAGACGGCGCGACCTTGCCCGGCGTCTGGAAGTTTCTCCGTGAACTGCAATCGCTGCCGCAGCCACCGACACTCGGCCTCTTGACGGGCAACACCCGGCTTGGCGCGGAGATCAAACTGCGCCACTTCGACCTTTGGGAGCTGTTTCAGACCGGTGCGTTTGCGGACGACCACGAAGACCGTAATCAAATCGCCGCTATTGCGCGCCAACGCGGCAACCGTCTGCTCAAACAGAAATTGCGCGGCCACCAAATCCTCGTCGTTGGCGACACGCCGCTCGACATCGAATGCGCCCGCGCCATCGACGCCAGAATGCTGGCCGTGGCCACCGGTGGTGCGACCTTGGAAAAGCTAAGAGCACATCAACCCGATTGGCTCGTCGAAGATTTGCGGAAAGCCAGCGCGAAAGAACTTTGTCTCTGA
- a CDS encoding MFS transporter, translating to MNDSTPSASRLPAHAWAVVMLLWPVAVLNYLDRQMLATMGISIKADITELQSAEMFGQLMAIFMWVYAFCSPLGGFIGDRLNRKWLIVASLGIWSAVTLLMGQAHDFHQLYYLRAVMGLSEAFYMPAGLALIADYHRGPTRSLAVGVHLSGVYMGQALGGVGGWVAQDVSWRAAFFGCGLIGVAYAFVLIFFLRERERDAAPAVGDSTKGTDDGSVVWWGFVILLICFSLPSLPGWAVKNWLPTLLQDRFLLDQKSSGLWATMTNAGAAFFGVIIGGRFADYLSRRSVRGRTWVSSLGLLLTVPAMLGMGLAPTFWMVIVCTIVFGLGFGIFDANNMPILCQLAPSRFRATGYGVMNFVGISSGAYLTPVLGKLKDHGVPLSQGFALCAIPVLVAAILMFLLRPASRDRGVA from the coding sequence ATGAATGATTCAACCCCCTCTGCTTCCCGTCTGCCAGCTCATGCGTGGGCAGTGGTGATGTTGCTCTGGCCGGTTGCGGTTTTGAATTACCTCGACCGGCAGATGCTCGCGACGATGGGGATCTCCATCAAGGCGGACATCACAGAATTGCAAAGCGCCGAGATGTTCGGCCAGTTGATGGCGATCTTCATGTGGGTCTATGCATTTTGCAGTCCGCTCGGCGGGTTCATCGGTGACCGGTTGAATCGCAAGTGGCTCATCGTCGCCAGTCTCGGCATCTGGTCCGCTGTGACGCTGTTGATGGGTCAGGCCCACGACTTCCACCAACTCTACTATTTGCGCGCTGTCATGGGATTGAGCGAGGCGTTCTACATGCCGGCGGGACTCGCGCTCATTGCGGATTATCATCGTGGCCCGACGCGATCGCTGGCCGTAGGCGTCCATCTGAGCGGCGTTTACATGGGACAGGCATTGGGCGGCGTGGGCGGATGGGTGGCGCAGGATGTTTCGTGGCGTGCGGCGTTTTTTGGCTGCGGTCTCATCGGTGTCGCGTATGCCTTCGTGCTGATTTTCTTCCTGCGTGAACGGGAGCGCGACGCGGCGCCTGCGGTTGGAGATTCGACCAAAGGAACAGACGATGGGTCAGTGGTCTGGTGGGGTTTCGTGATCCTGCTGATTTGTTTCAGTCTGCCCAGCCTTCCCGGTTGGGCGGTGAAAAATTGGCTGCCCACTTTGTTACAAGACCGCTTCCTGCTGGACCAGAAATCTTCAGGCTTGTGGGCGACCATGACGAATGCCGGCGCCGCGTTTTTCGGCGTCATCATCGGCGGCCGGTTTGCGGATTATCTTTCGCGGCGCAGCGTGCGGGGTCGAACCTGGGTGAGCTCGCTTGGTTTGTTGCTCACCGTGCCGGCGATGCTGGGCATGGGGCTGGCGCCAACCTTCTGGATGGTGATCGTTTGCACCATCGTGTTCGGTCTGGGCTTCGGGATATTCGATGCGAACAACATGCCAATTCTCTGTCAGCTCGCACCTTCGCGTTTCCGGGCGACCGGCTACGGCGTAATGAATTTTGTGGGCATCTCTTCGGGCGCGTATCTGACGCCGGTGCTCGGCAAGCTGAAGGACCACGGTGTGCCGTTGTCACAAGGCTTTGCGCTTTGCGCCATCCCCGTGTTGGTGGCGGCCATCCTGATGTTTCTGCTCCGTCCCGCCTCGCGTGACCGCGGGGTCGCCTGA
- a CDS encoding dihydrodipicolinate synthase family protein, whose amino-acid sequence MNKKWEGIFAALWTSTDKEGRVSDQDLQRNIAFLRGHGIHGLMVLGSTGEFLHLDIEARKKFAVRVVELLSPLPAIVNVTEIRPRIVAELARHAREIGAAAIALLPPYFYPLAQADLVEWFVRAGEAAQLPLFLYNFPERVGNRSGLETLAAVADRTNVAGIKQSGAEFEYNRELVKLGREKNFAVFAGADTRIAEAMSFGVAGCIGGLGDMVPDLMVEIYNAVKAGTPERAAVATERMKTLGKLVETLEFPLNVAAAIEARGLPAGHPKSLVSPATHARYQELVGKLKKLFAEWKLI is encoded by the coding sequence ATGAATAAAAAATGGGAAGGAATTTTCGCCGCGCTCTGGACCTCCACCGACAAGGAAGGCCGCGTCAGCGACCAGGATTTGCAGCGCAACATTGCGTTTCTGCGCGGACACGGCATCCACGGCTTGATGGTGCTCGGCAGCACGGGCGAGTTCTTGCATCTCGACATTGAGGCGCGAAAAAAGTTTGCGGTTCGCGTTGTCGAATTGCTCTCGCCGCTGCCAGCCATTGTCAACGTCACGGAAATTCGTCCGCGCATCGTTGCGGAACTCGCCCGGCACGCCCGCGAAATCGGCGCTGCCGCGATTGCGCTGTTGCCGCCGTATTTTTATCCATTGGCCCAAGCCGATCTCGTGGAGTGGTTCGTTCGGGCAGGCGAAGCGGCGCAACTTCCCTTGTTCCTCTACAATTTCCCGGAACGCGTCGGCAACCGCAGCGGCCTCGAAACTCTTGCGGCGGTGGCCGACCGCACCAACGTCGCCGGCATCAAACAAAGCGGCGCGGAGTTTGAGTACAATCGAGAACTGGTGAAGCTGGGCCGCGAAAAAAACTTCGCGGTCTTCGCCGGCGCGGACACACGCATCGCCGAGGCAATGTCGTTCGGCGTCGCCGGTTGCATCGGCGGGCTCGGCGATATGGTGCCGGACTTGATGGTGGAAATTTATAATGCCGTCAAAGCCGGAACGCCGGAACGCGCCGCCGTCGCCACCGAGCGGATGAAGACCTTGGGCAAGTTGGTAGAGACGCTTGAGTTCCCGTTAAATGTTGCCGCAGCCATCGAGGCTCGTGGATTGCCGGCCGGGCATCCGAAGTCACTGGTTTCGCCGGCGACACACGCGCGTTATCAGGAACTGGTCGGCAAACTGAAAAAATTATTCGCTGAATGGAAACTGATTTGA
- a CDS encoding HEAT repeat domain-containing protein: MKNALAKKCGATAEIDSNGQTHVRKILVFLPTSGESETMRNKRRIIVAILLVAVLAGLTWEALRPREPVYQGKPLSVWLDKYSKSFLNTEGEFPAPPSESAKALRVSAETAILQIGTNAIPTLIKMLRAKDSALKSWVLALIKEQSLIHFHPHSDDDYHWMAVFGFVALGQVAEPAVPELINLLSDQDSNIRMVAASSLGAIGSSAHGAVPALLRRLNDQNKAVRMSSATALGKIHSDATLVVPALIHELHQLPKSTIVHGEVVKSLGEFGVQAKAAVPDITTMLSDPILFNRKAATNALLRIDPEAAAKAGIK; this comes from the coding sequence TTGAAAAATGCTCTCGCCAAGAAATGCGGGGCAACCGCCGAGATCGATTCGAACGGTCAAACGCATGTTCGGAAAATTCTCGTCTTCCTGCCTACGTCGGGTGAAAGTGAAACTATGAGGAACAAGCGCCGCATTATAGTGGCGATTCTGCTCGTCGCTGTTTTGGCCGGGCTTACTTGGGAAGCACTGCGACCGCGTGAACCAGTTTACCAAGGGAAGCCATTAAGTGTTTGGTTGGACAAATACAGCAAAAGTTTTCTAAACACAGAAGGTGAATTTCCTGCTCCACCGTCAGAGTCGGCCAAAGCGTTGCGAGTTTCGGCAGAAACAGCAATACTGCAAATCGGCACCAACGCGATTCCTACCCTAATCAAAATGCTTCGAGCCAAGGATTCGGCCCTCAAAAGCTGGGTGCTTGCGCTCATCAAGGAGCAATCACTGATTCATTTTCATCCCCATTCAGATGATGATTATCATTGGATGGCTGTTTTTGGATTTGTGGCACTTGGGCAAGTTGCCGAACCTGCGGTACCAGAATTGATCAATTTATTGAGCGATCAGGATTCAAACATCAGAATGGTTGCCGCTTCATCATTGGGGGCAATCGGATCATCTGCGCACGGAGCTGTACCTGCTCTGCTTCGCCGTCTGAACGATCAGAATAAGGCGGTACGAATGTCTTCTGCGACTGCGTTGGGCAAGATTCATAGTGATGCTACGCTGGTTGTTCCCGCGTTGATTCATGAACTGCATCAATTGCCCAAGAGCACCATTGTGCATGGTGAAGTGGTAAAATCACTTGGTGAATTTGGAGTTCAAGCCAAGGCGGCGGTGCCCGACATTACTACGATGTTGAGCGACCCGATTTTGTTCAATAGGAAAGCAGCCACGAACGCCCTCTTGCGAATCGACCCCGAAGCCGCTGCCAAAGCGGGGATAAAATAA
- a CDS encoding cupin domain-containing protein, translated as MRSCIFPATALDEVMFPYVAFSKDKTWQPGPYPGVELLVLHKNEATGGVTVLRKFKAGVTVPAHTHLEANESAYILSGEWEESGVAHTAGTFFFAPKGERHGPHVAKTEVISLTVFDGPLTVV; from the coding sequence TTGCGATCTTGCATTTTTCCGGCGACGGCGTTGGATGAGGTCATGTTTCCCTACGTGGCATTTTCAAAGGACAAGACCTGGCAGCCCGGCCCGTATCCCGGCGTCGAGTTGCTGGTGTTGCACAAAAACGAAGCGACCGGCGGCGTGACCGTCCTGCGCAAGTTCAAAGCAGGCGTGACGGTGCCTGCTCACACTCATCTGGAGGCTAATGAATCAGCCTACATCCTCTCCGGTGAATGGGAGGAATCGGGTGTCGCTCACACCGCCGGCACATTTTTCTTTGCGCCGAAAGGCGAGAGGCATGGCCCGCACGTGGCCAAGACGGAAGTCATCAGCCTGACGGTTTTCGACGGGCCGTTGACGGTGGTTTGA
- a CDS encoding AbrB/MazE/SpoVT family DNA-binding domain-containing protein — protein MTTTISVSPKGQVELPEEFCKRKKIKPGTALRVTEVGDGLYVAPVPEPTENELKEVIAAAGSLTRRQSREEEEMVRQVIADYREEKRRKRG, from the coding sequence ATGACAACGACGATCAGCGTTTCGCCAAAGGGACAAGTGGAGTTGCCGGAGGAATTCTGCAAGCGGAAGAAGATCAAGCCCGGCACGGCTTTGCGCGTGACGGAGGTGGGCGACGGACTGTATGTGGCCCCAGTGCCGGAGCCGACTGAGAACGAATTGAAGGAAGTCATCGCCGCTGCCGGTTCGCTTACCCGCCGCCAATCTCGAGAGGAAGAGGAGATGGTGCGTCAGGTGATCGCCGACTATCGCGAAGAGAAGCGGCGGAAGCGGGGATGA
- a CDS encoding putative toxin-antitoxin system toxin component, PIN family: MNVVTDTNVVISAIFWPGESRQCMVLWAKRRFHLAITIPIFEEYDKIARRVARKIPEVNPEPWLKWMERKAKVYEPALLGKQRSRDRNDDPFLACALASGAKTIISKDADLLVLEKPFGIEIVTPRQFLAQFR; encoded by the coding sequence ATGAACGTTGTCACCGACACCAACGTCGTTATCTCCGCGATTTTCTGGCCGGGCGAATCCCGCCAGTGCATGGTGTTGTGGGCCAAGCGGCGGTTTCACTTGGCTATCACCATCCCCATCTTCGAGGAGTATGACAAGATCGCCCGGCGCGTTGCGCGCAAGATTCCTGAAGTGAATCCGGAGCCGTGGCTGAAGTGGATGGAGCGCAAGGCAAAGGTTTACGAACCGGCTCTGCTTGGCAAACAGCGCAGCCGTGACCGGAATGACGATCCGTTTCTGGCGTGCGCGCTGGCGAGCGGCGCGAAAACGATCATCTCCAAGGACGCAGATTTGCTGGTATTGGAGAAACCGTTCGGCATTGAGATCGTAACGCCCCGACAGTTTCTTGCGCAGTTTCGCTGA
- a CDS encoding DUF4013 domain-containing protein, with translation MSTVATPPIRGDYALAAPPIIQSSVTQPSALGRALIAPVKFLWGMALMQSFLGSLMVVGWTYRLAQRCMLKFWWARSSHMANGGCFAEFLAAHPGTHDQLHWPNWFAQQNFRQAIRRNEQTSFFAYVKQLTKACCRSLGRNLTLGAQAIANTWVLTMPACALWLFAWYDGWNNSFNKGYEQAAVGPLLGVFGVMLFIAVMFFVPMAQMRHAATGQWRAFYQFGLVWGLVRRRWLACMLLAVLYALLSVPVTVLKTAPYFLYDRFAAKHGYAASLANPDPQQLIQFLNGYYFWSALLVFPVFAFLRFIAARIYASALLDSVQTGQLPITSLAASERDVLERLELLHLRPQPQRHFFVRAVAWFATRTGRVAGTILLIGVWFAFVAQIFIGQFLNFHPLGGWLNQPLVQLPWFHYLPPALKNSAGEILFTAFLFLAFFLGRRIVDLIRSWVLR, from the coding sequence ATGAGCACCGTCGCCACTCCGCCAATTCGGGGCGACTACGCGCTTGCTGCACCGCCGATCATTCAATCGAGTGTGACGCAACCCTCCGCATTGGGTCGCGCGCTGATTGCGCCGGTAAAGTTTCTGTGGGGCATGGCGTTAATGCAGTCCTTCCTCGGCAGTTTGATGGTGGTCGGCTGGACGTATCGGCTGGCGCAACGTTGCATGTTGAAATTCTGGTGGGCGCGCAGTTCGCACATGGCCAACGGCGGTTGCTTCGCCGAATTTCTCGCGGCGCATCCGGGAACTCATGATCAGCTCCACTGGCCAAATTGGTTTGCCCAACAGAATTTCCGTCAAGCGATCCGGCGCAATGAACAGACAAGTTTTTTTGCCTACGTGAAGCAACTTACTAAAGCCTGTTGCCGATCGTTGGGACGCAACCTGACGCTAGGCGCGCAAGCCATCGCCAACACGTGGGTGCTCACGATGCCCGCGTGCGCGCTCTGGCTGTTTGCCTGGTATGACGGTTGGAACAATTCGTTCAATAAGGGTTACGAACAAGCCGCGGTGGGGCCGTTGCTCGGCGTGTTTGGCGTGATGCTGTTCATCGCTGTGATGTTTTTCGTGCCGATGGCGCAGATGCGTCACGCCGCGACCGGCCAATGGCGCGCCTTCTATCAGTTTGGACTGGTGTGGGGATTGGTTCGGCGACGCTGGCTCGCCTGCATGTTGTTGGCCGTGCTTTATGCGCTCCTCTCCGTCCCCGTGACGGTTTTGAAAACCGCGCCGTACTTTTTATACGATCGTTTCGCCGCGAAGCACGGTTACGCAGCGAGTCTTGCCAATCCCGATCCCCAACAACTCATCCAATTCCTCAATGGCTACTATTTCTGGTCCGCGCTGCTGGTGTTCCCCGTCTTTGCATTTCTGCGATTCATTGCGGCGCGGATTTATGCGAGCGCATTGCTCGATTCCGTTCAGACGGGCCAACTGCCGATAACGAGTCTCGCGGCCAGCGAGCGTGACGTTCTGGAACGACTGGAATTGCTCCATCTTCGTCCGCAGCCTCAACGGCATTTCTTCGTGCGCGCCGTTGCGTGGTTCGCAACGCGCACGGGCCGCGTGGCCGGGACGATTCTGTTGATCGGGGTCTGGTTCGCTTTTGTGGCGCAAATCTTCATCGGACAATTCCTGAACTTTCATCCGCTGGGCGGCTGGCTGAACCAACCGCTGGTGCAGCTTCCGTGGTTTCATTACCTGCCGCCGGCGCTGAAGAATTCCGCTGGCGAAATCTTGTTCACGGCCTTTTTGTTTTTGGCATTTTTCCTCGGTCGCAGGATTGTGGATTTGATCAGGTCATGGGTGCTGCGTTGA
- a CDS encoding DUF2147 domain-containing protein — translation MNRFISVLLGILALASQSASADDGREILGVWTTTDNKSQVELFKVDDKLHGKIISLKEPNWPANDEKGMGGKPKNDRNNPDPKLRDQPIIGLEFMSGFTYSGKKRWESGKIYDPENGKTYKCKLSLVSTNRLDVRGFIGISLIGRTEVWTR, via the coding sequence ATGAACAGATTCATTTCAGTCCTCTTGGGCATTCTCGCTTTGGCGTCACAATCCGCGTCCGCCGATGACGGAAGGGAGATTCTGGGCGTTTGGACTACGACGGACAACAAGAGCCAGGTGGAACTCTTCAAGGTGGACGACAAGTTGCACGGAAAGATCATCAGTTTGAAAGAACCCAACTGGCCGGCCAACGACGAGAAGGGCATGGGGGGCAAACCGAAGAATGACCGGAACAATCCCGATCCCAAGTTGCGCGACCAGCCGATCATCGGTCTGGAATTTATGAGCGGCTTCACTTACTCCGGCAAGAAACGGTGGGAGAGCGGAAAAATCTACGACCCGGAAAATGGCAAGACCTATAAATGCAAACTGAGCCTCGTCTCGACCAACCGGCTCGATGTGCGCGGTTTCATCGGCATTTCGTTGATTGGTCGCACGGAAGTCTGGACGCGGTGA